The following proteins come from a genomic window of Mustela lutreola isolate mMusLut2 chromosome 6, mMusLut2.pri, whole genome shotgun sequence:
- the LOC131833226 gene encoding developmental pluripotency-associated 5 protein has translation MGSLPERKDIPPWVKAPEDLKDPEVLQVQTQLLEALFGPAGSRIPYFEQVSKVMLELKVLESSDLTEVVVYGSYLHKLRARWMLQSMAEWHRQRQERGMLKLEDAMKALELGPWMK, from the exons ATGGGGTCTCTACCAGAACGAAAAGATATTCCACCGTGGGTGAAAGCTCCCGAAGACCTGAAAGATCCCGAGGTGTTGCAGGTCCAGACGCAGCTCTTGGAGGCTCTGTTTG GCCCAGCGGGATCTCGAATCCCGTACTTCGAGCAAGTGAGCAAAGTCATGCTCGAGCTAAAGGTTCTGGAATCCTCGGACCTCACGGAGGTCGTGGTTTATGGCTCTTACTTGCACAAGCTCAGGGCCAGGTGGATGCTCCAGTCCATGGCTGAATGGCACCGCCAGCGACAGGAACGAG GGATGCTCAAACTTGAGGATGCCATGAAAGCCCTAGAGCTAGGTCCTTGGATGAAGTGA
- the KHDC3L gene encoding KH domain-containing protein 3 — protein sequence MATPRRFPTLVQLEQREGALFTVLGNLTKRPYWFHLEYLKSPKAVRLEAWLVEAIFGRGGEHIPHVEGVSQTLLHVNQWDPEGEAEILIFGRPYYQKDVSKMIMNLADYHRQLRAQCSEKVPVQDAATQRSPDTAREAATQSSPKAAQEAATQRAPDTAREAATQRAPDTAREAATQRSPKAAREAATQRSPKAAREAATQRSPKAAREAATQRSPKAAREAATQRSPKAARGAATQRSPKAAREAATQRSPGAAREAATQRSPGAAREAATQRSPGAAREAATQRSPGAAREAATQRSPGAAREAATQRSPGAAREAATQRSPGAAREAATQRSPDATQGPVTSS from the exons ATGGCCACTCCCAGACGGTTTCCGACGCTCGTGCAGCTGGAGCAGCGAGAAGGGGCGCTGTTCACCGTGCTCGGTAACCTCACCAAGCGGCCCTACTGGTTCCACTTGGAGTATCTCAAGAGTCCGAAGGCAGTTCGCCTCGAGGCGTGGCTGGTGGAAGCGATCTTCG GCCGGGGAGGAGAGCACATCCCGCACGTCGAGGGTGTGTCGCAGACTCTGCTTCACGTTAATCAGTGGGATCCCGAGGGCGAGGCTGAGATCTTGATATTTGGTCGGCCTTATTACCAGAAAGATGTATCCAAGATGATCATGAATTTGGCTGACTATCACCGCCAACTCCGGGCACAAT GCTCAGAGAAGGTCCCTGTCCAGGACGCAGCGACCCAGCGGTCCCCCGACACTGCCCGAGAAGCAGCTACCCAGAGCTCCCCGAAGGCTGCCCAGGAGGCGGCGACGCAGCGGGCCCCCGACACTGCCCGCGAGGCGGCGACGCAGCGGGCCCCCGACACTGCCCGCGAGGCGGCGACGCAGCGGTCCCCCAAGGCCGCCCGCGAGGCGGCGACGCAGCGGTCCCCCAAGGCCGCCCGCGAGGCGGCGACGCAGCGGTCCCCCAAGGCCGCCCGCGAGGCGGCGACGCAGCGGTCCCCCAAGGCCGCCCGCGAGGCGGCGACGCAGCGGTCCCCCAAGGCCGCCCGCGGGGCGGCGACGCAGCGGTCCCCCAAGGCCGCCCGCGAGGCGGCGACGCAGCGGTCCCCGGGCGCAGCCCGCGAGGCGGCGACGCAGCGGTCCCCGGGCGCAGCCCGCGAGGCGGCGACGCAGCGGTCCCCGGGCGCAGCCCGCGAGGCGGCGACGCAGCGGTCCCCGGGCGCAGCCCGCGAGGCGGCGACGCAGCGGTCCCCGGGCGCAGCCCGCGAGGCGGCCACCCAGCGGTCCCCGGGCGCAGCCCGCGAGGCGGCCACCCAGCGGTCCCCCGGCGCAGCCCGCGAGGCGGCCACCCAGCGGTCCCCGGACGCTACCCAGGGACCGGTTACCAGCTCATGA